Proteins encoded by one window of Lathyrus oleraceus cultivar Zhongwan6 chromosome 1, CAAS_Psat_ZW6_1.0, whole genome shotgun sequence:
- the LOC127100720 gene encoding uncharacterized protein LOC127100720, with protein sequence MRLYIAASDVTLGSMLAQEDDNGVERAIYYLSRVLNDTKTIYSIFEKLCICLYFSCTKLNHYINPIDVYVSHHFDVIKYMLSKPILHSRIGKWALALTEYSLTYRPLKAVKGQVVANFIVDHSIVQNSLKDGTGVGVLIIYPRKIPIKFKYKVEGLCSNNEAEYEALIADLEILLELGATRVDIMGDSKLVIK encoded by the coding sequence atgagattgtacatagCTGCTTCTGATGTAACTTTAGGGAGCATGTTGgctcaagaggatgataatggcgtcgaaagggccatttatTACCTTAGTAGAGTTCTAAATGATACAAAAACCATATATAGTATATTCGAAAAGTTATGCATATGTctgtatttctcttgtacaaaactAAATCATTATATAAATCCAATTGATGTGTATGTTTCGCATCATTTCGATGTTATtaagtatatgttatctaaacctatcttacatagtcgaattggtaaATGGGCTTTGGCTTTGACTGAGTATTCTTTAACTTATAGGCCTTTAAAGGCTGTTAAGGGACAAGTAGTAGCAAACTTTATAGTCGATCATTCCATAGTACAAAACTCCTTAAAAGATGGAACAGGCGTGGGGGTACTAATTATTTATCCTAGAaaaattccaataaaattcaAGTATAAGGTTGAAGGCCTTTGTTCaaacaatgaggctgagtatgaggctcTAATAGCCGACCTTGAGATcttgttggaattgggggcaactcgaGTCGATATAATGGGAGACTCAAAATTAGTAATAAAATAA